A single region of the Duganella sp. BuS-21 genome encodes:
- a CDS encoding enoyl-CoA hydratase/isomerase family protein, whose translation MITTQHNGDTITVLLAARSINPLSRLFQRELGDLLDQLESRHPHLGAIQIGFDANAADPSHELEHLMALTPAQAADCMHMLASYNALLCRLEGMGVPVSATLGGDVCGHALGLALACHRRIALADAHLSLPQVLMGLAPVAGEIARTVRLTGVQAAMPLLLDGARLNATQALQAGLVHKVVGDESELADALGDTGAAAVQPWETKNHQLPGGGLDAPAVRALLQTAPAMLRQRAGGTVPAAEAVLCAMVEGLRVDFANALRIESRYFCQTAINQAHRKGGFSL comes from the coding sequence ATGATCACCACCCAGCACAACGGCGACACCATCACGGTGCTGCTGGCGGCACGCAGCATCAATCCGCTGAGCCGGCTATTCCAGCGCGAACTGGGCGACCTGCTCGACCAGCTGGAGTCGCGCCATCCGCACCTCGGCGCCATCCAGATCGGCTTCGACGCCAACGCCGCCGATCCCAGCCACGAGCTGGAACACCTGATGGCGCTGACGCCGGCGCAAGCGGCCGACTGCATGCACATGCTGGCCTCCTACAACGCCCTGCTGTGCCGGCTGGAAGGCATGGGCGTGCCGGTGAGCGCCACCCTGGGCGGCGACGTCTGCGGCCACGCCCTCGGCCTGGCGCTGGCCTGCCACCGCCGCATCGCCCTGGCGGATGCGCATCTCAGCCTGCCGCAAGTGCTCATGGGCCTGGCCCCGGTGGCCGGCGAAATCGCCCGCACGGTGCGCCTGACCGGCGTGCAGGCCGCCATGCCGTTGCTGCTCGACGGCGCGCGGCTGAACGCGACGCAAGCGCTGCAAGCCGGCCTGGTACACAAAGTGGTCGGCGATGAATCCGAACTCGCCGACGCGCTCGGCGACACCGGCGCCGCCGCGGTCCAGCCATGGGAGACCAAGAACCACCAACTGCCAGGCGGCGGCCTGGACGCCCCAGCGGTGCGCGCGCTGCTGCAAACCGCGCCCGCGATGCTGCGCCAGCGCGCCGGCGGCACTGTGCCGGCGGCCGAGGCCGTGCTGTGCGCCATGGTCGAAGGATTGCGCGTGGACTTCGCCAACGCGCTGCGCATCGAGAGCCGATATTTTTGTCAAACAGCTATCAACCAGGCCCATCGAAAAGGCGGTTTCTCCCTCTGA
- a CDS encoding acetyl-CoA C-acetyltransferase: MTDAYIYEAIRTPRGKGSQDGSLHSVKPISLLTGLMQELQQRHQLDTGLVDDVVLGCVTPIGEQGADIAKIAALAAGWDWKVAGVQLNRFCASGLDAVNLAAQKVRSGWEELVVAGGIESMSRVPMGADGGAWALDPETSFKTDVVPQGIGADLIATLDSHQREQLDAFALRSQHKAAAARAAGRFRSIVPVRDQNGVTILAEDEFIKPTTTMEALEGLQPAFAAMGKLGFDSVALRKYPQLQQIAHLHTAGNSSGIVDGAALALIGSQAAGARIGLPPRARIVAAAVTGSEPTIMLTGPAPAARKALKLAGLRAGDIDLYEVNEAFASVVLRFMHELEIPDDQVNVNGGAIALGHPLGATGCMLLGTLLDELELRGLRRGMVTMCVGGGMGIATIIERVRA; encoded by the coding sequence ATGACCGACGCCTATATTTATGAAGCCATCCGCACCCCACGCGGCAAGGGCAGCCAGGATGGCAGCCTGCACAGCGTCAAGCCGATCTCGCTACTTACCGGCCTGATGCAGGAGCTGCAGCAGCGCCACCAGCTCGATACCGGGCTGGTCGACGACGTGGTGCTGGGCTGCGTCACCCCCATCGGCGAGCAGGGCGCGGACATCGCCAAGATCGCCGCGCTGGCCGCCGGCTGGGACTGGAAGGTGGCGGGCGTGCAGCTCAACCGTTTTTGCGCCTCCGGCCTGGACGCGGTCAACCTGGCGGCGCAGAAGGTGCGCTCCGGTTGGGAAGAGCTGGTGGTGGCCGGCGGCATCGAATCGATGTCGCGCGTGCCCATGGGCGCGGACGGCGGCGCCTGGGCCTTGGACCCCGAAACCAGTTTCAAAACCGACGTCGTGCCGCAAGGCATAGGCGCCGACCTGATCGCCACGCTGGACAGCCACCAGCGCGAACAGCTGGATGCCTTCGCGCTGCGCTCGCAGCACAAGGCCGCCGCCGCGCGTGCGGCCGGTCGCTTCCGCTCCATCGTGCCGGTGCGCGACCAGAACGGCGTGACCATCCTGGCCGAAGACGAATTCATCAAGCCCACCACCACCATGGAGGCGCTGGAAGGCCTGCAGCCGGCGTTTGCCGCCATGGGCAAGCTGGGTTTCGACAGCGTGGCACTGCGCAAATATCCGCAGTTGCAGCAGATCGCGCACCTGCATACCGCAGGTAACTCCTCCGGCATCGTGGACGGCGCGGCGCTGGCTTTGATCGGCAGCCAGGCGGCCGGCGCGCGCATCGGCCTGCCGCCGCGCGCGCGCATCGTTGCCGCCGCCGTCACCGGCAGCGAACCGACCATCATGCTGACCGGCCCGGCGCCGGCGGCCCGCAAGGCGCTCAAGCTGGCGGGGCTGCGTGCCGGCGACATTGACCTGTATGAGGTGAACGAAGCCTTCGCTTCCGTGGTGCTACGTTTCATGCACGAGCTGGAGATCCCGGACGACCAGGTCAACGTCAACGGCGGCGCCATCGCGCTCGGCCACCCGCTCGGCGCCACCGGCTGCATGCTGCTCGGCACCCTGCTCGATGAACTGGAGCTGCGCGGGCTGCGGCGCGGCATGGTCACCATGTGCGTCGGCGGCGGCATGGGCATCGCCACCATCATCGAACGGGTGCGGGCATGA
- the upp gene encoding uracil phosphoribosyltransferase, with product MKQDPRFPNLFITDHPLIQHKLSHMRAKDTSTRTFRDLLKEITLLMGYEITRDLPLTTRTVETPLMTIDAPVIAGRKLAIVPILRAGIGMSDGLLDLVPSARVGHIGVFRDPDTHQPVEYLVRLPDTVERTFILCDPMVATGNSAVHAVDVLKKRGVTDEQIIFLALVAAPEGIEVFQKAHPGVKIYCASLDSHLNDHAYIVPGLGDAGDRIFGTK from the coding sequence ATGAAACAAGATCCGCGTTTTCCCAACCTCTTCATCACCGACCACCCGCTGATCCAGCACAAGCTGAGCCACATGCGCGCCAAGGATACGTCGACCCGTACCTTCCGCGACCTGCTCAAGGAAATCACGCTGCTGATGGGTTATGAGATCACCCGCGACCTGCCGCTGACTACCCGCACCGTCGAAACACCGTTGATGACCATCGACGCGCCGGTGATCGCCGGCCGCAAGCTGGCCATCGTGCCGATCCTGCGCGCCGGCATCGGCATGAGCGACGGCCTGCTCGACCTGGTGCCGTCGGCGCGCGTCGGCCACATCGGCGTGTTCCGCGATCCCGACACCCACCAGCCGGTGGAATACCTGGTGCGCCTGCCGGACACCGTCGAACGTACCTTCATCCTGTGCGACCCGATGGTAGCCACCGGTAATTCGGCCGTGCACGCAGTCGATGTGCTGAAAAAGCGCGGCGTCACCGATGAGCAGATCATCTTCCTGGCGCTGGTGGCGGCGCCGGAGGGCATCGAAGTGTTCCAGAAAGCGCATCCGGGTGTGAAGATCTACTGCGCCTCGCTGGACTCGCACCTGAACGACCACGCCTACATCGTGCCGGGCCTGGGCGACGCCGGCGACCGCATCTTCGGCACCAAATAA
- a CDS encoding Hpt domain-containing protein produces MAIPVDPDFRARLAVLNDKFAATVPGTLDKIRAALDGCVADQYPSPAALHELHEVLHSVAGSAGTFGFAVFGREARRIEQMVRAVLTTQTGWAPVIPEVEKLLVWAARDAKASEYD; encoded by the coding sequence ATGGCGATCCCGGTCGATCCCGATTTCCGCGCGCGCCTGGCGGTGCTGAACGACAAGTTCGCCGCCACCGTGCCTGGCACGCTGGACAAGATCCGCGCCGCGCTGGACGGCTGCGTGGCGGACCAATATCCGTCGCCGGCGGCGCTGCACGAGCTGCACGAAGTACTGCACAGTGTGGCGGGTTCGGCCGGTACTTTCGGTTTTGCCGTGTTCGGCAGGGAAGCGCGCCGCATCGAGCAGATGGTGCGCGCCGTCCTGACCACGCAAACCGGCTGGGCGCCGGTGATTCCCGAGGTGGAAAAGCTGCTGGTGTGGGCTGCACGCGACGCCAAGGCCAGCGAATACGATTAA
- a CDS encoding cold-shock protein has product MATGIVKWFNDSKGFGFITPDEGGEDLFAHFSAIQSAGFKSLQENQRVSFEVTAGPKGKQASNIQPI; this is encoded by the coding sequence ATGGCAACTGGTATCGTAAAATGGTTCAATGATTCGAAGGGTTTCGGCTTTATCACCCCTGACGAAGGCGGCGAAGATCTGTTCGCTCACTTCTCGGCGATTCAGTCGGCTGGCTTCAAGTCGCTGCAAGAGAACCAACGTGTTTCCTTCGAAGTAACCGCTGGCCCTAAAGGCAAGCAAGCTTCGAACATTCAGCCTATCTAA
- a CDS encoding LysR substrate-binding domain-containing protein translates to MGQFRQISTFVEVVAKGSLSAAARAEGIAPAMIGRRLDALEARLGVKLLQRTTRKLALTDEGTAFLEDCQRILAELEEAESAVSERSAHATGHLMISAPAGFGRQHVAPLLPSFLAEHRDVTVTLNMSDRMVDIVGEGIDVAIRIASLSDSSLVSVKLADNERVVVGSPAYLKRHGIPETLADLAKHNCLAISSEGSQRGWTLREDDKNVVLKVNGNMACNDGQVLHEWALAGKGLAWRSMWEVGSAIAAGRLQTVLDGYSAPGSDIYAVFAQRRHLPLRVRAFVDFLRHTYAQPDYWRKKI, encoded by the coding sequence ATGGGCCAGTTCAGACAAATTTCCACTTTCGTTGAGGTGGTCGCCAAAGGCAGCCTGTCGGCGGCAGCCCGCGCCGAAGGCATCGCCCCGGCGATGATAGGACGCCGGCTCGATGCGCTGGAGGCCCGTCTCGGCGTCAAGCTGCTGCAACGCACCACCCGCAAGCTGGCCCTTACCGATGAGGGTACGGCCTTTCTGGAGGATTGCCAGCGCATCCTGGCGGAGCTGGAGGAAGCGGAATCGGCGGTGTCCGAGCGTAGCGCGCACGCCACAGGGCATTTGATGATCTCGGCGCCGGCCGGCTTCGGACGCCAGCACGTGGCGCCACTGCTGCCCTCCTTCCTGGCCGAGCACCGCGATGTGACGGTCACGCTGAACATGAGCGACCGCATGGTCGACATCGTCGGCGAAGGCATCGATGTGGCGATCCGCATCGCCAGCCTGTCCGATTCCAGCCTGGTCAGCGTCAAGCTGGCCGACAATGAACGCGTGGTGGTTGGCTCGCCAGCCTATCTGAAGCGCCACGGCATACCGGAAACCCTGGCCGATCTGGCCAAACACAACTGCCTGGCGATCAGCAGCGAAGGCAGCCAGCGCGGCTGGACCTTGCGCGAGGACGACAAGAATGTGGTGCTGAAGGTCAACGGCAATATGGCTTGCAACGACGGCCAGGTGCTGCACGAGTGGGCGCTGGCCGGCAAAGGGCTGGCGTGGCGTTCGATGTGGGAAGTGGGCAGCGCGATTGCGGCGGGCAGATTACAAACTGTGCTGGACGGCTATTCGGCGCCGGGTAGCGATATCTATGCGGTGTTTGCGCAGCGCCGGCATTTGCCGCTGAGGGTGCGGGCGTTTGTCGATTTTCTGCGTCATACCTATGCGCAGCCGGACTACTGGCGCAAGAAAATTTAA
- the aceB gene encoding malate synthase A: MTQSTITLPDGMQVTGDIKPGYETILVPEALALVAKLSREFEARRQQLLAVRVERAKRLDAGERPDFLADTAHIRNGDWKIAPIPKALECRRVEITGPVERKMVINALNSGADSYMTDFEDSNSPSWDNQITGQINMKDAVRGTIALEQNGKSYKLNEKVATLVVRPRGWHLDEKHVLVDGKRVSGGIFDFALFMFHNAKEQIARGAGPFFYLPKMESHLEARLWNDIFVMTQNELGLPQATIKATVLIETILAAFEMDEILYELREHSSGLNAGRWDYIFSCIKKFKLDKDFCLADRAKVTMTAPFMRSYALLLLKTCHKRNAPAIGGMAALIPIKNDTEKNDIAMGGVRNDKARDATDGYDGGWVAHPGLVELAMAEFKKVLGDKPNQIDKQRLDVEVHAEQLLDFKPETPITEAGLRYNINVGIHYLGSWLNGNGCVPIHNLMEDAATAEISRSQVWQWIRSTKGVLDDGRKVTADMVRAMIPEELAKVKVTAPDGNTPAYPRAAQIFEEMSTSESFEEFLTLPLYEEI; encoded by the coding sequence ATGACGCAATCCACCATCACCCTGCCAGACGGCATGCAAGTCACTGGCGACATCAAGCCTGGCTACGAAACCATTCTGGTGCCCGAGGCACTGGCGCTGGTGGCCAAGCTGAGCCGCGAGTTCGAAGCGCGCCGCCAACAACTGCTGGCCGTGCGCGTGGAGCGCGCCAAGCGCCTGGACGCCGGCGAACGCCCGGACTTCCTGGCCGACACCGCACACATCCGTAACGGCGACTGGAAAATCGCGCCGATTCCGAAGGCGCTGGAATGCCGTCGCGTGGAAATCACCGGCCCGGTGGAGCGCAAGATGGTCATCAACGCATTGAACTCCGGCGCCGACAGCTATATGACCGACTTCGAAGATTCGAACTCGCCAAGCTGGGACAACCAGATCACCGGCCAGATCAATATGAAGGACGCGGTGCGCGGCACCATCGCCCTGGAGCAGAACGGCAAGTCCTACAAGCTGAACGAGAAAGTCGCCACCCTGGTGGTACGTCCGCGCGGCTGGCACCTGGATGAGAAGCATGTGCTGGTGGACGGCAAACGCGTCTCCGGCGGCATCTTCGACTTCGCGTTGTTCATGTTCCACAACGCCAAGGAGCAGATCGCACGCGGCGCCGGCCCGTTCTTCTACCTGCCGAAAATGGAATCGCACCTGGAAGCGCGCCTGTGGAACGACATCTTCGTGATGACGCAGAACGAGCTGGGCCTGCCGCAAGCCACCATCAAGGCCACCGTGCTGATCGAAACCATTCTGGCCGCGTTCGAAATGGACGAAATCCTGTACGAACTGCGTGAACACAGCTCGGGCCTGAACGCCGGTCGCTGGGATTACATCTTCTCCTGCATCAAGAAGTTCAAGCTGGACAAGGACTTCTGCCTGGCCGACCGCGCCAAGGTCACCATGACCGCGCCGTTCATGCGCTCGTATGCGCTGCTGCTGCTGAAGACTTGCCACAAACGCAATGCGCCGGCCATCGGCGGCATGGCGGCGCTGATTCCGATCAAGAACGATACGGAGAAAAACGACATCGCCATGGGCGGCGTGCGCAACGACAAGGCGCGCGATGCCACCGACGGCTACGACGGCGGTTGGGTGGCGCACCCCGGGCTGGTGGAGCTGGCCATGGCCGAGTTCAAGAAAGTGTTGGGCGACAAGCCGAACCAGATCGACAAGCAGCGCCTCGACGTGGAAGTGCACGCCGAACAGCTGTTGGACTTCAAGCCGGAAACGCCGATCACCGAAGCTGGCCTGCGTTACAACATCAATGTCGGCATCCACTACCTGGGCAGCTGGCTGAACGGCAACGGCTGCGTGCCGATCCACAACCTGATGGAAGATGCGGCCACGGCCGAGATCAGCCGCTCGCAGGTGTGGCAGTGGATCCGCTCGACCAAGGGCGTGCTGGACGACGGCCGCAAGGTCACCGCCGACATGGTGCGCGCGATGATCCCGGAAGAACTGGCTAAGGTCAAAGTAACCGCACCGGACGGCAACACGCCAGCCTATCCGCGCGCGGCGCAGATCTTCGAAGAGATGTCGACCTCGGAATCGTTCGAAGAATTCCTGACGCTGCCGCTGTACGAAGAAATCTAA
- the gloB gene encoding hydroxyacylglutathione hydrolase: MTISSTQALTVLTVPAFRDNYLWLIHDGTHAAVVDPGDAKPILAALKDHGLKLTAILLTHHHADHIGGVPELLQHYQVPVFGPRNETIAAVTLPVGEGKTIDVPGLALKLNVLDVPGHTMGHIAYVRDASGDAPAWLFCGDTLFAGGCGRLFEGTPAQMISSLGKLAALPDDALVYCAHEYTLSNLRFARVVEPDNVALQERVKAETDKREHDMPTVPSSIGLEKATNPFLRYREPAIAQQLVQAGRLDRIDTPLATFTALRLWKNDF; encoded by the coding sequence ATGACCATATCTTCTACTCAAGCTCTCACTGTTTTAACGGTACCGGCATTCCGCGATAACTACCTGTGGTTGATCCATGATGGCACACATGCCGCAGTAGTCGACCCCGGCGACGCCAAACCCATCCTGGCGGCACTGAAAGATCATGGCCTGAAGCTCACCGCCATTCTACTCACCCATCACCATGCTGACCATATCGGCGGCGTCCCTGAATTATTACAGCATTATCAGGTTCCCGTTTTCGGCCCGCGCAACGAGACCATCGCCGCTGTCACGCTGCCGGTCGGCGAAGGCAAGACCATCGACGTGCCGGGACTGGCGCTGAAGCTGAACGTGCTCGATGTGCCGGGCCACACCATGGGCCACATCGCCTACGTGCGCGACGCCAGCGGCGATGCGCCGGCCTGGCTGTTCTGTGGCGACACGCTGTTTGCCGGCGGTTGCGGACGCCTGTTCGAAGGCACGCCGGCCCAGATGATCAGCTCGCTCGGCAAGCTGGCCGCGCTGCCGGATGATGCGCTGGTGTACTGCGCGCACGAGTACACGCTGTCCAACCTGCGCTTCGCGCGCGTGGTGGAGCCGGATAATGTTGCGCTGCAGGAGCGGGTGAAGGCGGAGACGGACAAGCGCGAGCACGACATGCCCACCGTGCCCAGCAGCATCGGCCTGGAGAAAGCGACCAATCCCTTCCTGCGTTACCGCGAGCCGGCGATTGCGCAGCAGCTAGTGCAGGCCGGGCGTCTCGATCGCATCGATACGCCACTGGCGACCTTCACCGCGCTGCGCTTGTGGAAGAACGACTTCTAA
- a CDS encoding class I SAM-dependent methyltransferase produces the protein MDKAGSEKSIIALEGWLQTPAGVYMRAWEQSCLDNLTADIFGYNAVQIGMPEIDALAASRMPYKLLADRKTRAVRDNLRAVNVTLDYTELPFASQSVDLIVLPHVLEFSTDPHQVLREVERVLIPEGQVVICGFNPASLWGARHVLRRVGGTSFLPRTEELISMPRMKDWLKLLNMSASQSHFGCYAPACRTEKWLQRYTFMDNAGSRWWPYFGGVYIIQAVKRVKGMRLIGPAWTKKTANAQVGVPVTNKQREQQDG, from the coding sequence ATGGATAAGGCGGGATCAGAGAAATCCATTATAGCGCTGGAAGGCTGGCTGCAAACGCCCGCAGGTGTGTACATGCGTGCGTGGGAACAAAGCTGTCTCGATAATTTAACAGCCGATATCTTCGGCTACAACGCGGTGCAGATCGGCATGCCTGAAATCGATGCACTTGCCGCCAGCCGCATGCCGTACAAGCTGCTGGCCGACCGCAAAACGCGCGCGGTACGCGACAACCTGCGCGCCGTCAACGTCACGCTCGACTACACGGAATTGCCGTTCGCCTCGCAAAGCGTGGACCTCATCGTGCTGCCGCACGTGCTGGAATTTTCCACCGATCCGCACCAGGTGCTGCGCGAAGTCGAGCGCGTGCTGATACCGGAAGGGCAGGTTGTCATCTGCGGTTTCAATCCGGCCAGCCTGTGGGGCGCGCGCCATGTGCTGCGGCGCGTCGGCGGCACCTCGTTCCTGCCGCGCACCGAGGAGCTGATTTCCATGCCGCGCATGAAAGACTGGCTAAAATTGCTGAACATGAGCGCCAGCCAGAGCCACTTCGGCTGCTACGCGCCGGCCTGCCGTACAGAAAAATGGCTACAACGCTACACCTTCATGGATAATGCCGGGTCGCGCTGGTGGCCGTACTTCGGCGGCGTGTACATCATACAAGCGGTCAAGCGCGTGAAAGGCATGCGCTTGATCGGTCCGGCATGGACCAAAAAAACGGCCAACGCCCAGGTGGGCGTGCCGGTAACAAACAAACAACGGGAACAGCAGGATGGATAA
- the rnhA gene encoding ribonuclease HI, with protein MDKVEIFTDGACKGNPGLGGWGALLVAEGAEKEICGGARDTTNNRMELQAVIEALTVLKRPCTVVLHTDSQYVQKGISEWIHGWKARGWKTASKEPVKNEDLWKALDAAQQMHTVEWRWVRGHNGHPGNERADMLANRGVEVARAR; from the coding sequence ATGGATAAGGTTGAAATTTTTACCGACGGCGCATGCAAGGGCAATCCTGGCCTCGGCGGTTGGGGCGCATTGCTGGTGGCCGAGGGCGCCGAAAAGGAAATCTGCGGCGGCGCGCGCGACACCACCAACAACCGCATGGAATTGCAGGCGGTGATCGAGGCGCTGACCGTGCTGAAGCGGCCGTGCACGGTGGTGCTGCACACCGACAGCCAGTACGTGCAAAAGGGCATCAGCGAATGGATCCACGGCTGGAAGGCGCGTGGCTGGAAAACCGCGAGCAAGGAGCCGGTCAAGAACGAGGACTTGTGGAAGGCGCTCGACGCCGCGCAGCAGATGCACACGGTCGAATGGCGCTGGGTGCGCGGCCACAATGGCCATCCTGGCAACGAACGCGCCGACATGCTGGCCAATCGCGGCGTGGAAGTGGCGCGCGCCCGCTGA
- the dnaQ gene encoding DNA polymerase III subunit epsilon: MRQIVLDTETTGINPKLGNRILEIGCVELFERKLTGNNLHFYINPERESEEGALNVHGLTTEFLSDKPKFREIVEQLREYIQGAEVIIHNAPFDLGFLNHEFKLLNLPDFSSHIGGVIDTLVQAKELHPGKRNSLDALCDRYGISNSHRKLHGALLDAELLADVYLAMTRGQNSLGMDVEEEVVNIGELLAPVAMADIIFVPASEAELAEHAATLAGLDKAVKGQCIWTASLNPPAPLAAAA; encoded by the coding sequence ATGCGCCAAATCGTACTCGATACTGAAACCACCGGTATCAACCCCAAGCTGGGCAACCGCATCCTGGAAATCGGCTGTGTGGAGCTGTTCGAGCGTAAGCTGACCGGCAACAATTTGCACTTCTACATCAACCCGGAGCGGGAATCGGAAGAGGGCGCGCTGAACGTCCACGGCCTGACCACCGAGTTCCTGAGCGACAAGCCCAAATTCCGCGAGATCGTCGAACAGCTGCGCGAGTACATCCAGGGCGCCGAAGTCATCATCCACAATGCGCCGTTCGACTTGGGCTTCCTGAATCATGAATTCAAGCTGCTGAACCTGCCGGATTTCAGCAGTCACATCGGCGGCGTGATCGACACGCTGGTGCAGGCCAAGGAACTCCATCCGGGCAAACGCAACTCGCTGGACGCGCTGTGCGACCGCTACGGCATCTCCAACTCTCACCGTAAGCTGCACGGCGCGCTGCTGGATGCCGAGCTGCTGGCCGACGTCTACCTGGCCATGACGCGCGGGCAGAACAGCCTGGGCATGGATGTGGAAGAAGAAGTGGTCAACATCGGCGAACTGCTGGCGCCGGTGGCCATGGCCGACATCATCTTTGTGCCGGCCTCGGAAGCCGAGCTGGCCGAGCATGCGGCCACCTTGGCGGGGCTGGACAAGGCGGTAAAAGGGCAATGCATCTGGACCGCCTCGCTGAATCCACCAGCGCCGCTGGCCGCTGCCGCATAA